A region of Bacteroidales bacterium DNA encodes the following proteins:
- a CDS encoding NADH-quinone oxidoreductase subunit D, with amino-acid sequence MNMETIENKLTAFPFVVTEKKEGRLTVTVPFEQLYEIASFLRKDENYDFLVEMVGMDYGDTLGVIYYLSQSQDPLHLVVLKTSTSERDNPELFSVYDLWESASVYEREIYDFFGIVFVNHPDMRRIFLRADWNGFPLRKDYDPDPDLNPIPIRSQLLSEMEDVPSITLNMGEEIESMHKLFDKDEYIINFGPQHPAMHGVLHLRVSLEGEDIKKIDPNFGYIHRGIEKMCENYTYPQILHLTDRLDYLSGTMNRHAVCLCCEKALGIEAPPRAQYVRTIFDELTRIASHLLGWGSMCMDMGSITAFVYGMRDREKVMDIFEETAGGRLMVNYNVIGGLANDIHPNFQKRVKEFIPYMRKMLKEHHLLFTGNPIARGRMRGIGYLDKEEAISLGATGPSGRASGWHNDIRKIEPYAAYDKADFEEVIRTGGLTFDRYIIRLDEIEQSLRIIEQLIDNIPEGPYVEKTKAVIRLPEGEYFQRVENARGQFGVHITSTGDKTPYRMKFRSPCLVLVGALKAIATGSKVADLIMMGASLDYVIPCIDR; translated from the coding sequence ATGAACATGGAGACCATTGAAAATAAATTAACCGCTTTCCCGTTTGTTGTGACGGAGAAAAAAGAAGGCAGGCTTACCGTTACTGTTCCATTCGAACAATTATATGAGATCGCAAGTTTTCTCCGTAAAGACGAAAACTATGATTTCCTGGTTGAGATGGTAGGAATGGATTATGGTGATACGCTCGGTGTAATCTACTATTTATCGCAATCGCAAGATCCATTGCACCTGGTGGTATTGAAAACAAGTACTTCCGAACGGGATAATCCCGAATTATTTTCGGTGTACGACCTTTGGGAGTCTGCTTCGGTCTATGAAAGAGAGATATACGACTTTTTCGGGATCGTATTCGTCAATCATCCCGATATGCGCCGTATTTTCCTACGTGCTGACTGGAACGGGTTTCCTCTACGGAAAGATTATGATCCTGATCCCGATCTGAACCCGATTCCCATAAGGAGCCAATTGTTATCGGAAATGGAGGATGTACCTTCAATTACGTTGAATATGGGAGAGGAAATTGAGAGTATGCATAAATTGTTTGATAAGGACGAGTATATTATCAATTTCGGACCTCAGCATCCTGCTATGCACGGAGTTCTTCACTTACGTGTTTCGCTCGAAGGAGAGGACATCAAAAAGATCGATCCTAATTTTGGATATATCCATAGGGGAATTGAAAAAATGTGTGAGAACTATACCTATCCGCAAATCTTACATCTCACGGACCGGTTGGATTATCTATCAGGAACCATGAACAGGCATGCTGTCTGCCTATGTTGTGAGAAAGCGCTCGGCATTGAAGCGCCACCACGTGCGCAATATGTACGTACTATTTTCGATGAACTGACCCGCATTGCCTCTCATCTGCTGGGGTGGGGGAGTATGTGTATGGACATGGGCTCTATCACGGCTTTTGTATATGGTATGCGCGACCGCGAGAAAGTCATGGATATTTTTGAAGAAACAGCCGGTGGCCGACTCATGGTGAATTATAATGTGATCGGAGGACTGGCAAACGATATCCACCCAAATTTTCAAAAGCGGGTGAAGGAGTTTATTCCTTATATGCGTAAGATGTTGAAGGAACATCACCTGCTTTTTACTGGAAATCCCATAGCACGCGGACGTATGCGCGGTATCGGCTATCTCGATAAGGAAGAAGCCATTTCGCTGGGGGCTACGGGACCGTCCGGCAGGGCGTCGGGATGGCACAACGATATCCGTAAGATTGAACCTTATGCGGCTTATGATAAAGCGGATTTCGAGGAGGTGATCCGTACCGGCGGACTTACATTCGACCGTTATATTATTCGCCTGGACGAGATCGAGCAGTCACTCCGGATCATCGAACAGCTGATCGACAATATTCCTGAAGGACCTTACGTCGAAAAGACAAAAGCTGTGATCCGCCTTCCAGAAGGTGAATATTTCCAGAGGGTGGAAAATGCCCGCGGTCAATTCGGGGTACACATTACCAGTACCGGCGATAAAACACCTTACCGGATGAAATTCCGTTCACCATGTCTTGTGTTGGTCGGTGCACTTAAAGCTATTGCTACAGGATCGAAAGTGGCCGACCTGATTATGATGGGGGCTTCACTGGATTATGTGATACCATGCATCGACAGGTAA
- a CDS encoding NADH-quinone oxidoreductase subunit A — protein MSNSTLFLVVFLSAVFLVAAALIIAKWLAPHSWNLHKGQAYECGIPTRGSSWMQFKVGYYLFAILYLVFDVETVLLFPWATIMKDLGTQGLVSVSFFLVILTLGLAYAWKKGALTWK, from the coding sequence ATGAGTAATTCAACTTTATTTCTTGTTGTTTTCCTCTCCGCGGTTTTTTTGGTGGCAGCGGCATTGATCATTGCCAAATGGCTGGCACCCCACTCCTGGAACCTGCACAAAGGACAGGCTTATGAATGTGGTATACCGACTCGCGGAAGTTCGTGGATGCAATTCAAGGTGGGCTACTACCTTTTTGCGATCCTCTACCTTGTATTCGACGTGGAAACCGTGCTGTTGTTCCCATGGGCTACTATTATGAAGGATCTGGGTACTCAGGGACTGGTGTCGGTATCTTTTTTTCTGGTTATTCTTACACTGGGGCTTGCTTATGCCTGGAAAAAGGGAGCGTTGACATGGAAGTAA
- a CDS encoding DedA family protein: MNYCIDLFLHLDVHLVRLVAQYGIWIYAILFLVIFCETGLVVTPFLPGDSLLFVAGTLAAVGYNHINVHLMVLLLITAAILGDACNYFIGKFFGEKLFSNPDSKIFKQSYLQKTHNFYEKHGGKTIVLARFVPIVRTFAPFIGGMGKMGYARFLSYNVIGGIAWVSIFMYAGFLFGELEIVKKNLSVLVIAIILVSLLPAVFEVWRNRYKQAQVTLK, from the coding sequence TTGAATTATTGTATTGATTTATTCTTACATCTCGATGTACATCTTGTTCGACTAGTAGCCCAATACGGTATATGGATCTACGCCATACTGTTTCTTGTGATCTTCTGCGAAACAGGTTTGGTGGTCACCCCTTTCCTGCCCGGCGACTCGTTGCTGTTTGTTGCGGGAACACTGGCAGCTGTGGGTTACAACCATATCAATGTACATTTGATGGTGCTGTTGTTGATTACTGCCGCCATTTTGGGAGATGCCTGTAATTATTTTATCGGAAAGTTTTTCGGGGAAAAGCTGTTTAGCAATCCTGATTCTAAAATATTCAAACAGTCATATCTTCAAAAAACACATAATTTCTATGAAAAACATGGAGGGAAGACCATTGTCCTTGCGCGTTTTGTTCCTATTGTAAGGACCTTTGCCCCGTTTATTGGCGGAATGGGTAAAATGGGCTATGCCCGTTTCCTGAGTTATAATGTGATCGGCGGAATTGCCTGGGTTTCTATTTTCATGTATGCGGGTTTTCTTTTTGGGGAACTGGAAATTGTAAAGAAGAACCTGAGTGTACTTGTTATTGCCATTATTCTCGTTTCCCTGTTACCTGCAGTATTCGAGGTATGGCGTAATAGATACAAACAGGCTCAGGTAACCCTAAAATGA
- a CDS encoding 4Fe-4S binding protein produces MKKFFSYIKNILLGVYRLLQGMYISMLNMLRPKVTEQYPENRGKYVYFERFRGMLTMPHNENNQHKCTACGICMMNCPNGTIRVISKKETDEVTGKEKKILDRYMYNLGSCTFCALCTSTCPQDAIEWSNAFEHALFTSSKLDKRLNREGSSLIKKN; encoded by the coding sequence ATGAAGAAATTTTTCAGCTATATAAAGAATATCTTATTGGGTGTTTATCGCTTGTTGCAGGGGATGTATATTTCTATGCTAAACATGTTACGGCCGAAGGTAACGGAACAATATCCCGAAAACAGGGGGAAATATGTTTATTTCGAACGTTTCCGGGGAATGCTCACCATGCCGCACAATGAAAACAACCAGCATAAATGCACCGCTTGCGGCATCTGTATGATGAACTGTCCCAACGGGACCATCCGTGTGATCAGTAAAAAAGAAACCGATGAGGTTACGGGGAAAGAGAAAAAGATACTTGACAGGTATATGTACAATCTGGGTAGCTGCACTTTCTGTGCGCTTTGTACTTCTACTTGTCCGCAGGATGCCATTGAATGGAGTAATGCTTTTGAGCATGCGTTGTTTACTTCCTCCAAACTGG
- the nuoH gene encoding NADH-quinone oxidoreductase subunit NuoH: MGDGWALFVEFVLIGLAIMLIYAIFALILIYVERKICAFFQCRIGPNRVGIFGILQSGADMIKILLKEIIHINRADQFLFRLASFIVIIGSICTFGALPFARGVQVIDFNIGVFYLLAVSSIGVVGILLAGWSSNSKYTMIGAMRSGAQLISYELSCGLSLLTIVMLSGTMQLSEIVEQQADAWFIFKGHVPAFIAFIIYLIAGHAETNRGPFDLPEAESELTAGYHTEYSGIQFGFFYLAEYMNMFIIGAIAATMFLGGWMPLHIPGWESFNQVMDYIPSSIWFLGKTGFCIFLAMWVRWSFPRLRIDQLLNLEWKILMPISLFNIILMALCIVL; encoded by the coding sequence ATGGGTGATGGCTGGGCGTTGTTTGTCGAGTTCGTATTGATCGGACTTGCTATCATGCTGATATATGCCATTTTTGCCCTGATACTGATCTATGTCGAACGGAAAATATGTGCTTTTTTTCAATGCCGTATCGGTCCTAACAGGGTAGGAATATTCGGTATCCTGCAATCAGGGGCCGATATGATCAAGATCCTGCTGAAAGAAATCATTCATATTAATCGTGCAGACCAATTCCTTTTTCGTCTGGCATCCTTCATTGTTATTATCGGTTCCATTTGTACTTTCGGGGCATTGCCCTTTGCCAGAGGTGTACAGGTAATCGATTTCAATATAGGTGTGTTCTATTTACTGGCTGTATCGTCCATAGGAGTAGTAGGTATCCTTCTTGCCGGATGGTCGAGCAATAGTAAATATACCATGATCGGTGCCATGCGCAGTGGAGCGCAATTGATCAGCTACGAACTTTCATGCGGCTTATCGTTACTGACGATAGTGATGCTTTCAGGTACGATGCAGCTCTCGGAGATTGTGGAGCAACAAGCCGATGCCTGGTTTATCTTCAAGGGACATGTCCCTGCATTCATTGCTTTTATTATTTACCTGATTGCCGGACATGCCGAAACCAACCGCGGTCCTTTTGACCTTCCCGAAGCGGAATCGGAACTGACGGCAGGTTATCATACTGAATATTCGGGTATCCAGTTCGGCTTCTTTTATCTTGCCGAATATATGAACATGTTTATTATCGGGGCTATTGCTGCCACCATGTTCCTCGGTGGATGGATGCCCTTACATATACCCGGATGGGAATCATTCAACCAGGTGATGGATTACATTCCGTCGTCGATATGGTTTCTAGGGAAAACGGGTTTCTGTATTTTCCTTGCGATGTGGGTACGCTGGTCATTCCCGAGGTTGCGTATCGATCAGCTTCTGAACCTCGAATGGAAGATATTGATGCCCATAAGCCTGTTTAACATCATTCTGATGGCATTATGTATTGTATTATAG
- a CDS encoding NADH-quinone oxidoreductase subunit B codes for MEVNKIRIPNMKYEDFNDNEYLEKYVEELQENGVNVILGKLSDFINWGRSNSVWPLTFATSCCGIEFMCVAAARTDFARFGWEVTRNSPRQADVIFVCGTIVHKMAPVLTRLYEQMAEPKYVIAVGSCAIGGGPFKSSYHVLKGVNEIIPVDVYIPGCPPRPDAILYGMMQLARKIKVQDFFKLPEQPQISEPKTEDETDEHGDH; via the coding sequence ATGGAAGTAAATAAAATCAGGATACCCAATATGAAATACGAGGATTTCAATGATAATGAATACCTCGAAAAATATGTGGAAGAACTGCAGGAAAACGGTGTGAACGTTATCCTGGGAAAACTAAGTGATTTTATCAACTGGGGGCGTTCCAACTCGGTGTGGCCGCTGACTTTTGCCACCAGTTGCTGTGGTATCGAATTTATGTGTGTGGCTGCTGCCCGTACCGATTTTGCACGTTTCGGATGGGAAGTGACGCGTAATAGCCCCCGTCAGGCAGATGTAATATTTGTTTGTGGAACCATTGTCCATAAAATGGCTCCTGTTCTTACCCGTTTGTATGAACAGATGGCAGAACCCAAATATGTGATTGCTGTGGGAAGTTGTGCCATTGGCGGAGGGCCCTTCAAAAGTTCGTATCATGTGCTGAAAGGTGTGAACGAGATCATTCCCGTAGATGTATACATACCCGGCTGTCCACCACGTCCGGATGCCATATTGTACGGTATGATGCAACTGGCAAGAAAGATAAAAGTCCAGGACTTTTTCAAGTTACCGGAACAGCCGCAAATTAGTGAACCTAAGACAGAGGATGAGACCGATGAACATGGAGACCATTGA